From the genome of Anopheles funestus chromosome 2RL, idAnoFuneDA-416_04, whole genome shotgun sequence:
TCCAAAAGCGCGGTTTATCGTTTCATCTAGCTTAAATGGGCACCGGAAATCCCTCACCTAAATAACTCGCACCAAAACTGATTAGCAAGCGTACTGCGTCCAGTACGCTCGTAATGAATTATTGATAAGAACATACACCTTCCCTCCTAGACTCAGCGCAAAGAAAACTGATAACACACACCGGCGTACGGAACATCAAAACGCTGACAAAGGTTTTTGCGACTAAACGATCCGATCAGGGCTCCAGGAAAATAATTACGTGACCTATTTCATAAGATTTTATTGCCTGGTTGGTTAGTTGGTACAGAATGGTGACAAATCAAGCCAGAAGTTCGAGACGAACGCATGAAGAAATACTGAACAGTAAAAATTGCCTTGCGAACACATCAGCTGGCGGTGCGTTTTTGCCCTACGGTAACCATCCGAAAGGTTATCCAGTGATCGTGCCCGCCATAAGGCGCGGCAACAAGATAGAAAGGATTTCAATAAACTTTGGATTACTAAATATCTCTTCCCGTGTGCGAATTGCTTCCTCGTGATCGCCAAGCATATTCTCCGGTGTGGCCAACTCGCTATTTTCCACTATCAGCGGTGGTACAATGCAGGTCGTTACGATGAGCGCTAGAAAATTAGGTGACCAGATTAGCTTTGTTATGCGCAGCTTACGGTTACgtatttttatgcaaatcgTGCCGCTGATGCCACATACCATGGTCGCGTTTTGATGCCATTTCCGCTCGCACGCGTGCTAGATCGGGCAGCGGAGCGTCGTATTTAAATTGCCGCAATGCActctgcagctcgtcggtgTACAGCTGTACGAGCTCGTCGAAACCTGcacgctggatcgcactgttGGCGGATGAGTACAGCAGGTGGTTCAGATCGAACGCTGGAGAACCGTAGAAGCTTTCCTGATAGTCTACCTAGAGTGAAAGGTACGGTCGCGAATAACATTCTCCAGggattttcgtttcgttttaaaCCTACCATCATCACATCGTTAACCGTACCATCTGCATCATACTTCCACAGCAGATTGTTCAGCCACATATCGCCATGGTTTAAAACATTGAAGCCCGTCCTGTCATATTCGTAACTTTTTGCCTCACGTTCGATGGCATGCTCCAGGAAGGAACGTAGAAAATCGCTATACTGACTTAGTTCTGGCACCCGCACCGTTTGATCGATGCAATGCTGAATAGCGTTGGCGTAGAACAGATGAATAGGATTCCCCTCAGTAGCGAAACTGCTGCTCTCAAGCACACTGAACAGGTCACGATTCTGTAATTAAGCATCATTATCACTTAACATCAGTGTTCTATTGTTCCACACGTTGGACCAATGAAGTGGTGAGAATCAATCATCTCACACCGAAACCTACGCTACCTTACGTCCTAGTACTGCCGTTGCTGCGTGAAACTTGGCGAGCTTCTGTACTATCAGGCGCATATGCGGCAGGTCGAGGCGTGCCCTACGATCCGGCTGCCGGTAACCCTTAACGGCTAAATCTTCCAGCACCAGCGCGTGCTCATCTTCGTAGATAAAACGTGGCGCGAATTGCGTGCAATCGCCAAAGCTCGTCAGCAGCTCCCTAACCGCTTTCAGTACCGGTCCGTAAACGGTTTTCTCAATACCGAACACATTCAACTGATCCGTCTCCTCCGCGAGTTCCGGATTCGTAAGTTTTGTCTTCACAATTAGCGACACCGTCTCGGTGCGGCCCGGTTCCGAACTGGCCAGCGTGTAGTGTACCGTGGCGCGCAAGATTGCACTCATAAAATTTTGTCCACCAGCACACCCCGAGGCCAGTTCGTATCGCTGCACGGTAACATCCGCGTGCAAATACGTTTCCAGCACGCGCGTGAAATAATCCCGATCAATCCACGCCTGTTCCGGAGCCGCCAACTCTTCCATGCTGCCAACTACCTGTCCTAACTAACTGCTCTGTTGATGCTTCAATGTTAGCAAACGGGTGCAATAAAAAGATTCGTCCCGAAATCGCTCACACAACGCACGATCAATCGCGATGCTCTTTCACAACTGACCGCAAACTAAACGCATCAATTTAAACCCGGTGCGCTGTGGTGAACTGAACGCTTGCACAGATACGAACGTCGGACGTACGACGCTACGCACACTCCGTTATAGTCCCCGGCGGGGTGAATTAAACATTATGGCGAGCCTCAGAATTGTATCGTATGTTGTGCATCCCGCACCGTCACGTTTCCGTATCGACGTATTCCGGGTCGGTCCAGTAGAACACACCCTGAACAGCAGCTGAGGGGTGGCGATATTTACACATACACCTGCATTCATGATATGCCGATTTTGGGGAGATTGTTCTTTCTCCTGCAGGGGTTGATTACCTGAACTAGAGTCTTCTTCATGGAGAATGTAAGgtatttaaaatttcccaTTGAAATCGATGGATTTTGAAATACCGAggattattaaataaatatcttaGAATCTAGCTCCCTTCAATAAAAGTAAAGCGAGAGTATTTGTCTTTCTCACACATTCGAAGAGTTGTTCCATAAAATTGATCATCAATATCAGAGTAAGATCACCGTGTCACGAGGTTGCTTTAATCAATTGATCTTTTGCTGGTGCTAGCTGCTAGATTGAGAACGTTAGTGTACTAAAACAGTTCCTCTTTCTACCAGAAAACGTCGACACAAAATAGTCCCTTCTTTTTATCAGCTTTTTTATTGCAGATACCCATTATCAACTATTATGCCATACAatggttgaaacaaaaacaaggcCACGCGCTAGGGAGCCTACCACCGTACGACGGTCGCGTTCCCATGACGTTGCGAATCTTTGCTGCTTGATATCGAATAATGTCGCGGCACGCTCCAATGATTGCGGGAACGGCGAAGCGATCCCACACTAGACATCAACAAACGTTATCGTCCAGACTGCAGTTCAATCACATGCTCTGGCACACAAGGCACGATGACTGCTCGCTTTAACATACCGTATATGGCTAGACACTCGACAATGTGCCCTGATGCAGGAAGCGCGTTAGCTCGGTATGCATTAGCTTCTTGAACTCTGGATTGTTCAACACGGGATTGTCTACTTCCCCCTTGAGCATTGCCTCGATATCGATTGCACTTTGATCCATGTACCGTATAGCACTGAAGATGGCATAGTGGACTAATTCTGCaagaaaaaacgaatgaaTAAAACCTACATATATAGCTGTACGAAACAGATCCCTAGAGGTAGAAACTTACCTAGCCCAGCATATCCGAGAAGCTCTATTTGTAAATCCAACAAGGTTGGTATCTTTCCCAGGTATCCCAATCGTTTCAGCAGATCAGTATACTGTTGATAATACATATAAATCAGCTCAGACCGATGTCCGTCCTTAACCTCTTGTGTTGGTATCATATCCAATAGATAGTACAAATCTATGGCAGGTGAGGTCCAGCAACAGATCTGATAATCCAGTAGTATCGTATCCTCGTGTCGTCCTTTATCATCGATTTTGTGaagcatatttttataatgaaaATCACCGTGTATCAACACGTTTTGATACGTTTTAGAAGGGTCGTATAATCCAACGTAAAATTCTCGAAGATTTTCTTGAAACTTCTCTAAGGGTTTGGCAAAGTGAGCGAACTCCGAACAAGACACTGTTAGCTGCATCAAATCTCCAAAGCTTTTCTTAATTAACCCTTCAAAGCCCATATACTTTTCACCCATGGCGTAGGCATATCGTTCGGCGAACGTAGGATCCTGCAATATGTATTGTTTTAAACTAGTTGGTTCTTATCTATTAACATAATTTCCCTTACCGAGCTTTCTATCATCACCGATGCGGCATGGAACATTGCTATATCCCTCACTGTCGGCTTCATATCGTCCAATGTGGTAATATAATCGGCCATTACCCATCCCTGATCACTGATGTCCTCTAGAATAAAGATGGCCCGAGGTTTCAGCGCCCCATAAATGAAACTGTAATGGAAGTGGACACTCACAACACATTCAACACTTCCTTGCGCATTCCTACATACCGAGGATATTTATACTCTTCACCAATTTCTTTCAGCATTCGAGCCATCTCTGGAAGCGTCTTGGTATACATATCGATTTCGATCGCAAACAGTGTATCATCCTCTAGGAGCTCCTTTTTCAGACCCTCTGCTTCCGGTTTCGTTTTCATAATGATATTTACTGAGTTTTCCGTCTTGGAACGCTTTGACCTATACTTGACGGTCGTCCGGAACATCACACTAGCGTAATGATCGCCTTTGTTTGTACCCGGACGTAACACACAAGCACTAGTGAGCTCGATCGTTGGATCGTTATTCGATTCACGCATCACATTACAGAAGAACTCATCATTCAACCACGCCGGGGCCTCAAGCTCGTCTAGATTGTACGTCATCTTGAAGCACTATATTTTTAAGAGAAGTCAAGTGATGTTCGAGGTATGCCCACTATAACAGCATGCACGATACTGACTAGCAGCATGAAAACTTTcatctttaaataaataaagtcacTTCTACGCTCTTTTatcttttgcattattttatgtGTGCGTGCATGAAGTAGTAGATAAGTTCGCAGTAGCACTCGAGTTCTTCCCCTTCGATCCATGTTCTCCTAGAGGAAACGTAAAGCAGTAACATCTGTTGTTTAAACTCAATTGGAATATGATTGTTTCTACCGAGACACGTTATCATTCCAGCGATAATGAAAATACCAAACAAGGAGGTAATTGTTGCGAGtgatatacatacatacctGCCCAATTCTGGGCAAAAACTTCATACCGGAgctcaattatttatttcataatgTTATGAAAACCTGACAAAAAccgaattgaaaatttattttaatgatttatttttgtgatttatgtaTTTCATTTCGATTGTTGGAAGACACAAAAGCAAGACTGAATAACACCAAACTAAGAGGTCCCTTAATCATTTCATATTCAACGCTGAATACATATGGCATTGCTAGTCCTTCGATAAAGTTCCGTGATGTAGAAAACGCGTTAGCTCGGTATGCATTAGCTTCTTGAATTCTGGATTGTTCAACACGGGATTGTCTACTTCACCCTTGAGCATTGCCTCGATATCGATTGCGTTTTGGTCGATGTACCGGAATGAGCTGAAGATGGCATAGTGGACTAattctgaaataaaaaaacgaattaatgAAACCTATACAGCTGTACGAAACTGATCCCTAAGGGCAGAAATTTACCCAGCCCAGCATATCGAAGAAGCTCTATTTGTAAATCCAACAGGGTTGGTATCTTTCCCATGTATCCTAATCGTTTCAGCAGATCAGCGTACTGCTGATAATACATGTAAATCAGCTCAGACCTATGATTGTCCTTAATCTCTTGTGTTGGTATCATATCCAATAGATAGTACAAATCTATGGCAGGTGAGGTCCAGCTACAGATCTGATAATCCAGTAGTATCGTATCCTCGTGTCGTCCTTCATCATCGACTTTGTGAAGCATATTTTTACCATGAAAATCACCGTGTATCAACACGTTTTGATACGTCTTGGAAGGGTCGTACAATGCAACGTAAAATTCTCGAAGATTTTCTTGAAACTTCTCTAAGGGTTTAGCAAAGTGAGCGAATTCCGGATACGACGCAGTCAACTGCATCAATTCCCCAAAACCCTTCTTAATCATCCCCTCAAAACCCATCAACTTTTCCGCTATTGAATAGGCATACCGGCTTGCGAACGTAGGGTCCTGCAATATATGgaatatattgttttaaacTAGCTTGTAGTATTCAACAACATGCTTATCCTTACCGTGCTTTCTATCATCACCGATGCGGCATGGAACATTGCTATGTCTTTTACTATCGGTTTCATATCTTCCATAGTGCTAATGAAATCTCCCATCACCCATCCCTGATCACTGATATCCTCTAGAATAAGGATGGGCCGAGGTTTCAGCGCCCCATAAATGTAACTGGAATGGAAATGGACACTCACAACACATTCAACACATCCTTGCGCATTCCTACATACCGAGGATATTTATACTCTTCACCAATTTCTTTCAGCATTCGAGCCATCTCTGGTAGCGTTTTGCTATACATGTCGATTTCGATCGCAAATAACCCATCATCATCGAGCAACTCCTTCTTCATGCCCTCTGCTTCCGGTTTCGTTTTCATAATGATGTTAACCGATTTTTCTTCAGGGAAACGAGTCGATCTATACTTGATGGTCGTGCGGAACATCACACTAGCGTAATGATCGCCTTTGTTTGTACCCGGACGTAACACACAAGCACTAGTGAGCTCAATCGTTGGATCGTTATTCGATTCGCGCATCACATTACAGAAGAACTCATCATTCAACCACGCTGGAGCCTCAAGCTCGTCTAGATTGTACGTCATCTTGAAGCACTATAGATCTTGGTAATGAAGTAAATAGACGCAATTCCACAGCCGTTCGAAATATGTCCACTATAACAGCACACAAGAAACTGACTAGCTGTGTGAAATCTCTCATCTTTAAATACAGAAGCTACTTCTACGCTCTTTTatcttttgcattatttttgtgtgtgtgcatgtatgCCAAAGTAGAAGATAAGTTTGCTAAACCACGCGAATAGGCGACCCCCACCGAAACACATCGTCCGAGTGTAAAGCAGAAAGAATTATTAATGAAGCTCAATTGGAATATGATCGCCGCTACTGCGTCGCGCTATCACTTTGGCGATATTACTAACACCAAACAAGGAGGAAGTTGTTTTTGCTAGATTTGAATTCCCATTTTGTCGTAACAGTGTTTTACGAAGAGTAATCTTTTCCTTAGTTTAGACTTAGAGCGAATAGAGATAGCTTAGACAAACAGAAACTGGTTCGTTTTGGTTGTTTATAAAAGTTTCAAATCGTCCTATTATGCCCAACACGGCCTCTCAGCCGCTTGAATTATCTATAGCCAAATAAACAATTATGCTATTATGGATTATGGAGCTGAATATCACTgtgtacgtgtatgtgtgtggtaattaagaaaattcaaaatccTGCAACGTATTCCACCAGATTTTCAATAAGtaacaagaataaaaacagATTGTTCACCCtgtttaaaagtttttattgttatgttaaatttttttttgggtcgtTATATTGTCACCGCAGCTTTATCAAGCCTAACAAGAGATTATGTTGATGGCATAGTTGCATTCATACCGAGATCAGATAGGTAAATTCCTACCAAGTTCCCCCGAATAATTAAGAGCTAAGTTATTTATTCATGATATTATTATTGCTGGTTCATCTTTAGCAGCTAGCATTACGCTACGTTAGTAATTCTACaagcaaaatgtttcaaatttgcttccatttATCCAAATTACCAACTCAATCAACTCTccttttattcaaattatttatatgGTCCATATGTGAGAGaacaaaccccttttttcaagTAAATTGGCTAGATATGAAAAATGACTAGACATTCTATAAAGTTCCTTGATGAAGAAATCGAGTCAACTCCGTGAGCATTAGCTTCCTGTACTCGGGATTTTCCGTGACAGAGTTCTTAATTTCTCCCTTAAGCAATGCCTCGATGTCGATCAGATTTGAATCCATATAgcgaaatgaagcaaaagcgGCGTAGTGGAATAGTTCTGAAAATGTAAGTATACCTCATTATGTAATTCATTATGTACATCATAATGGTGATGATAAGATAACACTACTTACCCAGCCCAGCATATCGCAAAAGCTCTAGCTGTAGATCTAACAAGGTTGGTATCTTTCCTTTGCAACCTAGCCGCTTCAAAAGATCACTGTACTGTTGGTGGTATGAAAAGATTATCTCCGAGCGATGATTGTCCTTAACCGCTTGTGTTGGTATCAAATCTAGCAGATAGTACAAATCTATGACCGGCGATGTCCAACAGGAGATCTGATAATCAAGCAGTACCGTATCCTTCACTCGCCCTGCAGTATCATGTTGGTGGAGCACATTCTTAACGTGACAGTCGCCGTGTATCAACACGTTGGCATACGTTTTGGATGGTAGAAACATCCAGTCGAAGAAATCTTTCAAATTTTCTTGAAACTTCACTAAGGGGTTTGCAAAGCGAGAGAATTCCGGATACGACACCGTCAGATGCATCAAATCTCCAAAACCCTTCCTAATCATGCCCTCGAGACCTATGAATTTGTTTGCCATCGAATGTCGATACTTGACCGCAAATGTAGAATCCTACTAAGAAGATGACTATGCGTTAATAACATTAAACGGAGAATAATAAGCTAGTACTTACTGAGCTTTCTATCATCATCGATGTTGCATGGAGCATTGCTAAGTCTTTTACTATCGGTTTCATTTCTTCCATAGTTCCGATGAAATCTCCCATCACCCATCCCTGATCACTGATGTCTTCCAATATAAGAATTACTTTTGGCTTCAGCGTTCCATAAATGTATCTGGAATGGAAGTGGACACTCACAACACATTCAACACA
Proteins encoded in this window:
- the LOC125764588 gene encoding uncharacterized protein LOC125764588, giving the protein MENLAKTYNLDELEAPAWLNDEFFCNVMRESNNDPTIELTSACVLRPGTNKGDHYASVMFRTTVKYRSKRSKTENSVNIIMKTKPEAEGLKKELLEDDTLFAIEIDMYTKTLPEMARMLKEIGEEYKYPRFIYGALKPRAIFILEDISDQGWVMADYITTLDDMKPTVRDIAMFHAASVMIESSDPTFAERYAYAMGEKYMGFEGLIKKSFGDLMQLTVSCSEFAHFAKPLEKFQENLREFYVGLYDPSKTYQNVLIHGDFHYKNMLHKIDDKGRHEDTILLDYQICCWTSPAIDLYYLLDMIPTQEVKDGHRSELIYMYYQQYTDLLKRLGYLGKIPTLLDLQIELLGYAGLELVHYAIFSAIRYMDQSAIDIEAMLKGEVDNPVLNNPEFKKLMHTELTRFLHQGTLSSVYLDDNVVGSMEELAAPEQAWIDRDYFTRVLETYLHADVTVQRYELASGCAGGQNFMSAILRATVHYTLASSEPGRTETVSLIVKTKLTNPELAEETDQLNVFGIEKTVYGPVLKAVRELLTSFGDCTQFAPRFIYEDEHALVLEDLAVKGYRQPDRRARLDLPHMRLIVQKLAKFHAATAVLGRKNRDLFSVLESSSFATEGNPIHLFYANAIQHCIDQTVRVPELSQYSDFLRSFLEHAIEREAKSYEYDRTGFNVLNHGDMWLNNLLWKYDADGTVNDVMMVDYQESFYGSPAFDLNHLLYSSANSAIQRAGFDELVQLYTDELQSALRQFKYDAPLPDLARVRAEMASKRDHALIVTTCIVPPLIVENSELATPENMLGDHEEAIRTREEIFSNPKFIEILSILLPRLMAGTITGCGWVQLTSFTDRFHHQLQLGNNKLIYVHLLTLYIVLAKFFPCQSLGDHAFHNEEHSFFYSGFIMSELSWKTVEYFKDVIVRDLCLEPSDTFTITSFDIGKANEKTAGYMSLIHRVCIEIKFENNHNKSRALSYVVKEKSDTAFGDSLGEVLSVFPKECEVYEKIIPAFEQIFDKRDMVRFGPKVFKTTSEPYNVIIMEDLTRSGFYMREKSFGLPITDVRRILQKLAAFHAASVVYKDRNGKFSELFSEGVIAERTIDILRGHYETLYTVFLQSLRDRNFSDEYLRPLMVLDGRLLQECCKAQHVDSSDFKVLNHGDLWPNNVMFGEDDLRLLDFQTAFYGSFASDLLYFFTTSATELMCDSLEELVQFYYESLLKAFEQLQYRQTIPPYADLLQQLMRRGVLILPPLTEAVAITMGGMTEPSEMEMITSERPEGITLRDRIYNNPSFVTLIDRLLPRLFEIGLLHKSVDSVN
- the LOC125762719 gene encoding uncharacterized protein LOC125762719, coding for MTYNLDELEAPAWLNDEFFCNVMRESNNDPTIELTSACVLRPGTNKGDHYASVMFRTTIKYRSTRFPEEKSVNIIMKTKPEAEGMKKELLDDDGLFAIEIDMYSKTLPEMARMLKEIGEEYKYPRYIYGALKPRPILILEDISDQGWVMGDFISTMEDMKPIVKDIAMFHAASVMIESTDPTFASRYAYSIAEKLMGFEGMIKKGFGELMQLTASYPEFAHFAKPLEKFQENLREFYVALYDPSKTYQNVLIHGDFHGKNMLHKVDDEGRHEDTILLDYQICSWTSPAIDLYYLLDMIPTQEIKDNHRSELIYMYYQQYADLLKRLGYMGKIPTLLDLQIELLRYAGLELVHYAIFSSFRYIDQNAIDIEAMLKGEVDNPVLNNPEFKKLMHTELTRFLHHGTLSKD